The following proteins are encoded in a genomic region of Montipora foliosa isolate CH-2021 chromosome 8, ASM3666993v2, whole genome shotgun sequence:
- the LOC137967923 gene encoding uncharacterized protein codes for MSKSCLTIQYYSKLLVSLFLQNYLSGETYLYTDQMLPWCNVSLIIPLQKSYSSKLSFLLTHLGPLSFCNVKNEIRHGLASTFLIPCSFCGKTNEIKTSGEHRSGKRGPAAFDINTRVALGCLHAGIGQTHINNVLSTSNIPTINSSTFKQREREVGKTIETVARASCQDLLSNERTQILNDGFQPDEDNLVSIPCSFDMGWQKRGKGHNSHTGHAAVMSLTTGKVLDYTTRTKTCRFCDQGKNSNKKVKVHDCRKNHNASSKAMEPASAVEMFNNAPKQKVKYAFYTGDDDSTTEAHIRQKVSYGVEKFSDIIHMKRSLTTRLYNLSHNTKFANSSILSQKVINYLVKCFSYGVAQNKGNAKAIQKAINCIVSHAFGDHKNCDNKWCRFMQDPASYKHHDLPYGKDLFGDKLRSALENIFSDYCTDAVADKLAPMTNSQRNEALNSVVGSKNPKIRFYGGSESNDFRVACGVAQTNLRYGYVSQTLEALNIEPGKYCTEYNDRMTTKVLQDKIRKSTVDFKRRRSQLNSQKCSQTARREAREGKTYETGIGLNLELTSIVSSPITDCQARVMAMPHNQFKEIEDFAPKITLRPVAKEVKYENSIFYNFLIFDTETNATGKSAEICQLSVTDKSASHKFSAYIMPTRDIDLHASKVNKLKIVTINGERKMYKDDKVVRAIPFNSAIAQFKSYLSQSITIAKNSTNKQVRTVLIGHNAFTFDTPILLRNAGNEFSSELHSMDVWFADSLSLFKKLIKSQLPALRNADGTFPKTNQSSLYETLFNQTFDAHDALEDVLALRKILFSSKLELSNKTIVENSALTDTNHAFKDLEYLDGRHKILQSFRGKLYNPERNDGAITKSIAEKIAGSGLAYEDLKNMYNRYGKEGVIAILSRPPSCATSTSPRVTRTARILEAIVAHFQCASQP; via the coding sequence atgtctaaAAGTTGTTTGACAATACAGTATTATTCAAAGCTTTTGGTTTCACTATTTCTTCAGAATTATTTAAGTGGAGAAACTTACCTTTACACAGACCAAATGTTGCCATGGTGTAATGTATCTCTTATTATCCCACTACAAAAGTCCTATAGCTCAAAGCTAAGTTTTTTATTAACACACTTAGGTCCACTGTCATTTTGCAATGTGAAGAATGAGATTCGACATGGCCTAGCCAGTACATTCTTGATACCATGCTCATTTTGTGGCAAAACCAATGAGATTAAAACTTCTGGAGAACACAGAAGTGGCAAGCGTGGACCTGCAGCTTTTGATATAAACACAAGAGTGGCTTTGGGTTGTCTTCATGCTGGGATTGGGCAAACACACATCAACAATGTACTGTCAACTAGTAACATTCCAACTATCAATTCTTCCACATTTAAACAGAGAGAAAGGGAAGTAGGTAAAACCATTGAAACTGTGGCCCGAGCAAGCTGTCAAGATTTACTAAGTAATGAGAGGACACAAATACTTAATGATGGTTTCCAACCAGATGAGGAtaatttggtttcaattccttgCTCATTTGACATGGGCTGGCAGAAGAGGGGCAAAGGCCATAATTCACATACTGGTCATGCAGCAGTAATGAGCCTAACAACTGGTAAAGTTTTGGATTATACCACAAGAACCAAGACTTGCAGATTCTGTGACCAAGGCaaaaatagcaacaaaaaagtTAAAGTACATGATTGTCGCAAAAATCACAATGCTTCATCAAAGGCAATGGAGCCTGCCTCAGCTGTGGAGATGTTTAACAATGCCCCAAAACAAAAAGTGAAGTATGCATTTTATACTGGAGATGATGACTCCACAACTGAAGCTCACATTCGACAGAAAGTCTCCTATGGAGTTGAAAAGTTTAGTGACATAATACATATGAAGAGATCCTTAACAACACGTTTATATAATTTAAGCCATAACACCAAATTTGCCAACAGCTCCATCTTGTCGCAAAAGGTAATAAATTACCTGGTAAAGTGTTTTTCATATGGTGTTGCACAGAACAAAGGAAATGCTAAAGCAATCCAGAAAGCCATTAATTGCATTGTTTCCCATGCATTTGGCGACCATAAGAACTGTGACAATAAGTGGTGTAGATTCATGCAAGATCCAGCTTCCTAtaaacatcatgaccttccaTATGGGAAAGACTTGTTTGGAGACAAATTGAGATCTGCCCTTGAAAACATATTCAGTGATTACTGTACTGATGCAGTGGCTGACAAATTAGCCCCCATGACAAATTCACAAAGGAATGAAGCTCTAAACAGTGTGGTTGGTTcgaaaaatccaaaaatcaGGTTCTATGGGGGAAGTGAAAGCAATGACTTTCGTGTCGCGTGTGGCGTTGCACAAACTAACCTAAGATATGGATATGTTAGCCAAACCCTTGAAGCACTCAATATCGAGCCAGGAAAATACTGTACAGAATATAACGACAGAATGACAACTAAAGTTCTTCAAGATAAAATCAGAAAATCAACCGTGGATTTTAAACGCAGAAGATCTCAACTTAACTCTCAAAAGTGTTCACAGACAGCCAGGAGAGAAGCCCGAGAGGGCAAAACTTATGAAACAGGTATTGGCCTAAATCTTGAGTTGACATCTATCGTGTCCTCTCCTATTACCGATTGTCAAGCACGTGTAATGGCAATGCCGCATAACCAGTTTAAAGAAATTGAGGACTTTGCCCCAAAGATTACCCTTAGGCCTGTTGCAAAAGAagtgaaatacgaaaatagCATTTTCTATAACTTCTTAATTTTTGACACCGAAACAAATGCAACAGGTAAATCTGCGGAAATCTGCCAATTATCAGTAACTGACAAATCTGCTTCACACAAGTTCTCAGCCTACATCATGCCCACACGGGACATCGATTTGCATGCCTCAAAAGttaataaactaaaaatagtTACGATCAACGGAGAGCGTAAAATGTACAAGGATGACAAAGTTGTAAGAGCTATACCCTTTAATAGTGCGATTGCTCAATTTAAGAGCTATCTCTCACAGTCCATAACCATAGCCAAGAACAGCACAAACAAACAAGTACGCACGGTTCTCATTGGACACAATGCCTTCACGTTCGACACTCCAATTCTTTTAAGAAATGCTGGAAATGAATTCTCTTCTGAGCTGCATTCTATGGATGTCTGGTTTGCTGATTCTCTCTCTCTGTTCAAAAAACTCATTAAAAGTCAACTTCCTGCTTTACGGAACGCCGATGGCACATTTCCGAAGACTAATCAGTCCTCTCTCTACGAGACCTTGTTCAATCAAACTTTCGACGCACACGATGCCTTGGAAGATGTTCTTGCCCTAAGAAAGATTCTCTTTTCCTCAAAACTGGAATTGTCTAATAAAACCATCGTCGAAAACTCTGCACTCACCGACACAAATCACGCATTCAAGGACTTGGAGTATCTCGATGGTCGCCACAAAATATTGCAATCCTTCCGAGGAAAGCTGTACAATCCAGAAAGAAACGATGGTGCCATAACGAAAAGCATTGCAGAAAAAATTGCCGGGAGTGGTTTGGCATATGAAGATTTGAAAAACATGTATAACCGTTACGGGAAAGAAGGAGTCATCGCAATTTTGTCGAGACCGCCATCCTGCGCAACATCCACATCACCACGAGTAACTCGAACTGCGCGAATTTTAGAAGCCATCGTTGCTCATTTCCAATGTGCTAGCCAACCATAG